Part of the Labrenzia sp. PHM005 genome is shown below.
CAAAGAGCCATTTGTTGAGCGGAGTCTTTCCAACGGACCGGCCAGGTCCAGACCCTGTCGCCGAAAATCCGAGCGTTTGGAAACACAAAACCGCCCGGGGCAGATGATACCGGTCAGAGACGATCAGAATATTTTCGAGCTTCTCCTGTCGCAAGATCCGCGCGGAAAAGACAGCGTTCTCCAATGTGTTGCGTGACCGGGTTTCGGTGCGGATAACGCTTTCTGGAACACCCAAAGTGATCAGCTCGCGTTTCATCACATTAGCTTCTGCAGGGGGATGGTTTCCAAGGCCGCCGCATCCAACGATAATTGGCGCAGCACCGGCATGATAGAGCGCAGCGGCGTGTTTGATCCGCCGGAGGAGTGTTGGGCTGGGACGCCCGCCTGTCCAGACGGCAGCTCCGAGCAAGACAATTGCGTCGGCTGGGGTCTGTGGATTTTGCAACGGTTGCATCTTTGTCTGCTTACAGTGGACGCGAACATTGGGCAAATTTGTGTGAGGTCAGTTTGCTGACTTTCCTTCGTCTCTTAAATCTGAGGGCACTGTTCGGCTCTTGCTCACGAAACCGTGAGGCTCACGAATAGCTCAAGTCTCGGCCTTGGCCTCGGAAATGTCCTGATCTGCATTATATCCTGCGGTGAAGCGCTGCTGGTGCGGGCGGCGCAAGGTTCTTTCTGACCGATAGGAGGATGTCCATGGCAGCCGATTTCTCCCGCCGGACCATTCTTGCAGCTGGCGGCGCGGCGTTGGTGACCGCGGCTTCTGGACTGATTGTTCCGGCGCAAGCGAAGGGTGTTGCGCCAACGCCATCGATGCGCGGCGGCTCCAACAATTACCGCCCTGGAGCCCCGATCGTGAAACGGATCGGCGGTGGCGGGTTCTGGATGTCCGGCACGGTGCGCCGGGCCGGAGATGGTGCTCCGCTTGCCGGTCAACGCATTCAGATCTGGGCGCATACAACGGAAGGCCATGAACGGGACTCTCGCAGCCACGGCGCCACGCTAACAGATGCTGACGGTGTATTCCGGCTAGAAATGCCGCAGATCGTGCCTGCATTCGGTCAACCTCACGGCCACCTTGCTTATGACAGCGGGGACTTTGAAACCGTCTTCCTGCGCCCTGTTATGCCCAGTTCAAAGGATACCAGCCTGGAAGCGCATTTTGTCCTTCAGCCGGTCTGATCAGACTGGCGCCGGTGGCAGCTGGTTGCGCAGCGCCGTGATCTGGGCGGTTGTTTTGTTGGTTGTCATCGCTCCTCTGGTCGCAGCTGCGATGAGCCCGCTGCTGCAATGGCGGCAACCCGTCTATATTTTAGCCGGGTTTGCAGGTGTCATCGCTCTGGCGCTTTTGCTTTTCCAACCTTTGCTGGCAGGCGGATACCTTCCGGGTTTCCCCAGCCTTCGCGGCCGATCGTTGCACAGATGGGTCGGTGCAGGCTTGGTATTTGCGGTCATCGTTCATGTCACAGGCCTATGGATCACCAGCCCGCCGGATGTGATCGATGTTCTTCTCTTCAGATCACCGACGCCTTTCTCCCTTTGGGGAGTTGCCGCGATGTGGGCGGTGTTTGCCGCTGCGCTTGTTGCCGCCTTGCGAAAGCGCCTCCGCATTCGGCCAAAGGTTTGGAGGCGGGTGCATACGGCACTTGCCCTCGTGATTGTTGTCGGCAGCGTGGTGCACGCCTTGTTGATTGAAGGCACGATGGAGCCGGTTTCCAAGGCGATCCTTTGCGTGCTGGTTCTGCTGGCGACCTTAAAAGCAGTGAATGATTTGAAAATATGGGCACTCTTGCGGCGCAGGCAGGCCTAACTCTCGTCCCTTTCTTCTCAGAGGATCCGGTAGAGGGTGTCGTCTTTCCGGATCACGTGGTGCATCAGCACGGCGCCCATGTGCACGGTGAAGAGGCCCAACAGGATCCATGCACTCCAGAAATGAATGGCTGAAAAGATCGGCGCGATATCCGGGCTTTTGCCGATAGGGCTCCAAACCTGGATCAGGTTAAACCACTTCAGCGGAAATCCATGCGCGTTGGTCGCCAGAAACCCGGAGACCGGCATGATGATCAAAAAGAGATAGAGCAGTCCATGAACCGTGTGGGCGGCGATTTGTTCGATGGCCGGGCCATCTTGCACCGGCGGTTTTATGATCAGGCGATTGCCCACTCTGACCAGCATCAGCCACAACACCAGAAAGCCGATGCTTTCGTGAACCAGATAGAAATTGAGAACAACATCTTTCTTGGCAAAGTCGATCATCAAACCAAGTGGCCAGGTAAGCAGCACCAGAATGGCGATGGTCCAATGCAGCAGCCGTGACGGTGCCGCGTATCGATTGTGTGTGCCAAAGCCTGCCATTCCGTCCCCTCCAGCACTAATGCGCGCCAACGTGTCCCTCGGAATAGATGTTTGCCGGTTCCCAAAAATTTTTCAATCAAAACGGGCGTTGAGAGAAGCCAATTGGGCCGTAATGTCAATCGCGCGCGTTAGACCCAGAATTTTGGAACTTCTTTGGTGGCCTGCCAATAGCCCTTCGCGTGTTGCCACATGGATTGGCTTTGGGCTTCATGCCAGCCGATGGCAAAGCCGATTGCCTGAGCGGCTGCAAGGGCGTCTTTGCCAGTCACCTTACTGATTTCAGGAAGGCGCTCGGCCATGGCGACATCGTTGAGATAGCCAAAGATGTCTTGCAGCCGTTTCATCCGTTTCAGCAGCGGTTTCACGCTGGTCTTTGGATAAAGGCATTCGAAAAACTCAATGCCATACCGCATCTTTTTCATCGCCTTGCGCATGTCGTGACGCTCAGGGATGGAGAGTTCATCTATGCGTTTTCCGGATCGGTTGACCTTGTTCCATTGTTTCGCGAGCGCCTTTGCCGCGAATATCTCAATCGGTTGAGCCAAAAGTGCAGTCTGGTCGAAATTTTCCGGATCGAGCCAGCCGCGCCCTTCCGTGTAGGCGGCAAGGTCTAAAAGGAAGGCGTTGACGTCGGCCGATTTCAGATGAGCTACCAAAGCCGCCTTGGCGGCGGTGTCCCGGGTGGTGATCAAATCGGTCAGAAGGGCGTCAAAGGAAAGACCCTCTGGGGCTATGCTGGTCAGCGGCTGGACAATCTCGTCAATCAGGACATCCAAATCCCGCAAGGCGCCGGCTTCTGCGGCAATTGTACGGGCCAATTGATCAAGTGGAGCCATCGTTTCCGGATTGAGAGCCGGCCGGAACAGCCGGAAAGCGCTGCGCAGGCGGCGCAATCCGATGCGCAGCTGGTGCGGGCCTTCTGGATCATCGCTGGCCAAGATCGCCAGGCGGTTTTCTGCAATTTGTGTAAGGCACGAACGGAGCACATCGCGGAATACATGTTCTACAGTTATGCCTTTTTCAAAGACCACAGCTTCAGCGAAATAGGGGACTTTTTTGTCGTCCGGGCGGCCTTCCGCAAAGCGGTATCCGCGTTCGGCTTTGCTGAAAGGTGAAAAGCGGAAGGGGACGTCCTTTAAGAGCTGTTTGGCTGCCTCAAAAAGCGCGGAACTTGGGCCGGATTTCAGCTCCATTTCCAATTCCACCAGCGGATGGCTTTCCGGGCCCGCCAGAATGTTGCCGGTATCGAAGGCCAATTCGATATGCGTGCCGTCGGCTTCTCGGGTGAGCTGCCGGGTGGTACGTTTCATCACCGTTTCAAAACATTCTGAAACGCCCGCGTCGCCGATGGTTCTGGTCAGCTTGTCGCGTACATCCGGATCTTCTATCACCGAAAAATCAAGCGCCCGGCCTTGGACTGGATGTTCCGCCTCGATGGGGGAAGACAGGCCTCCCATCACCCCGGTTCCGAGTTTGGCGGTTTGCAGCCAGCTGCGTCCGGATTTCCGTACTCTGAGTGAGATCTTGGCTTTCCGAAGCGCCTGATCCGGTGTGTCGAAATAGATGGATTGCAGGGTCTTGGTGACGGCTCTGGAAGCGCTGAAGCCTTCGATCATTCCGGATCGTTTCATGGCATCCTGGGCGGCTGGGTCCAGTTCGAGCTTAAGCTCGATCTCACGTGCTGATTTGCTCATGAAAAAGACTTAGCCAATCCAATTTCTACTGTCTAGAAAAAGCGCACAATTTGCGCCTTCCTTCATCTGCAAAGTGTTCCGGATCGAAAACCTAAGCACCTATCCGGTCAGGCAGCGCTCCTTTCGACATCCCGATCCAACAATTGTTACAGGTGTTTGGGACACCTAAGATCATGAGTAGATACCAGTGAACCGGCTTCCTTCCGGCTGGCGGTAGGAGATGTGCAAGCCAGTGGATATGTAAGCAGTAATAAACGTCTAACCGCTTGCATCGTTTAAGGTGCAGTGATATTCACCCTCCTCGGTGTCAGTTGCCCCTCTGGCGGAACTGGTAGACGCGCGGGATTCAAAATCCCGTTCCTTCGGGAGTGCCGGTTCGATTCCGGCGGGGGGCACCACTTAATTCTCTAACCGGCAATATGATTGAAAACTGTGTTCACCTGGACATGGGCAGTGTCGGTCGTGACAAGTCAATCAAAAGAGATCAGGTGGATAATTGTCCTGATATCTTGTCCACGAACAGTCGGCTTAGTCCTTGTTTCGGGACATTTGGCGGCCACACGGCATAAACGCCGACCGGTTCGACGGACCAATCAGGCAAGACCCACTCCATAGAACCGTTTGCCAAGTCTGCTTCCGCTAAAAAATCGGGCACGACTGCAAGGCCAGCACCACAATAAGCAAGCCGGTACAATGCATGCGCATCGTTTACCGTAATGTGGCCTTTCGGTCTGACGGTAGTAGGATCAGATCCAGTCTTCTTAAACTCCGTCTTTCTAGATCGCGCTGGTGCCAGAATGAGCCATTCCCAATCCTCTAGTTGCTCTGGGGCCTTTGGGCTTGGCTTCCGTTCTAGATATTTTTTTGAAGCGACCAAATTGCGGGGCACATCATAAAGCTTCTTGGATATGAGAGAGCTATCCTTGAGCCACCCCATGCGAATAGCAATATCAAACCCGTCACCAATCAACTCCCGGCGTGTGTCCGAGAAATCCAGCGTCAAATTGACCTTCGGATAGACAGCTGAAAAGGCCGCTATTCTGTCGACGAGCCCGGATTGTGCAAGGGTGGCAGGTATCGTGACGCGAAGATCACCTGAGGGCGCTTGTCCAATATTTGACACTGCCTGAAGGCCAGTTTCTGCCGCAGTGATCATGTCATGTGCCGCAGCAAGAAGCTGTTCGCCATCCGGAGTTAAAGACAGTTTTCGCGTCGAGCGGTAGATCAGTGCGACACCAAGCTGTTTTTCCAGTTCTGAGACATGGTGGCTCACCACAGATGCAGACAAATTCAATGCCTGTGCAGCCGCTCGGAACGAGCCGTGATCAACTGTCTTGGCAAAGATTGCGATTGCACGAAGTTGGTCAATCATTATTCAACTATTCCAAACACTGAAATCTAATTGGCCAACCTAATCGAGTTTAGATCGAGAATCTATCTTGTGTGACAGGCCGTATGCCGGTTCGGCTTTTCGGCGGCCAGTTCACGACAAGAGGAAAAACCATGCGTCTCTTCAGATCTTTTTTCGCCGCCATCGCATTGGCAACAATTTCACTGAGCGGTGCCGCGATGGCCGATGACAAACAGGTCGTGCAAACCCTTTATGACTTTCTAAGCAATCCGGCATCAGAAGAGCATGCCGCCGCTTTCGAGGCCGCGGCATCTGAGGACTGGGCCAGTCTCGGTGACTATTCCGGCAAAACAAAATCCCGGGATGCGTTTGTCAAACAGGTTGGCGGCTTTGCAAAACTGATCCCAGACCTCAACTGGTCGGTTGAAGAAATGCTGCAGGACGGCAACCAGATTGCAGTACGCAGCCGCGCGACAGGAACACCGTCAGGCCCATTCTTTGGTGTGGATGGGAAAGGCAAGAGTTTCGATATTCTGGCGATCGACATCCATACAGTCGAAAACGGTCAGATTGCCCGGACCTTCCATGTTGAAGATTGGGCGGGAGCGCTTCGCCAATTGAGCAGCCAATAACAGTTTATTGCGGCAGAAGGCTCAGAAGAGCCTTCTGCTCCGTTCGGGTCTCATATTTCCGCGATGATTGAGCGCGTTCCCCAAAACGTTTGGTGACTTTTCTGACTGCAGAGGCTATGGGGTCTCGCATGATCAGACGCCTTTACGACTGGACATTGTCCCTTGCCGCCGGACCGCGCGCACCCGCCGCGCTTGGATCGGTTTCTTTTGTTGAAAGTTCGGTATTTCCAATCCCGCCGGATATTCTTTTGATCCCCATGGTAATCGCCCGGCGCGAGAAGGCCTGGTGGTATGCGCTGCTGTGTACGCTGACGTCGGTTGCCGGTGGAGTATTGGGCTATTTGATCGGCATGTTCCTGTTTGAGCAGGTGGCCGAGCCGATTCTCGCGTTCTATGGCAAGATGCATTACGTCGCCGAATTCAAATCCATCTTTGCTGAGTGGGGCTGGTGGTTCGTCTTCATCGCCGGTTTGACGCCATTTCCCTACAAGGTGATCACAATTGCATCGGGGGCAGCCGGTCTCAGTTTGCCGGTTTTTGTTGCGGCAAGCATAGTGTCCCGCGGTCTGCGGTTTTTCATAGTGTCCGGCTTGCTCTATTTCTTTGGCCCGCCGATCAAGGATTTCATTGAAAGGCGTCTGGGCCTTATGTTCACCCTTTTTGTGGTGCTCTTGGTCGGCGGATTTGTTCTGCTGAAGTTTATTTGAGGAACGAGAACAGAATGTCGAGCGAACGAATGGCTCAAGGATTGACTGCTTTGCTGCTTGCGGGCGGCCTGGTGGTGATCGCGACTGCCTGGGGATACCAGCTGATCGGCGGTTATGTGCCTTGCAAACTTTGCCTGGAACAGCGTGTTCCTTATTACATTGGTCTGCCAATGGCGGCGCTCGGGTTGCTCTTATTGTTCAGCGGCCGCAATGGCTTGGCAGCTCTGGTTCTCCTGGGTGTCGCTGTGGTGTTTGCCTATGGCGCCGGGCTTGGCATTTACCAAGCGGGGGCCGAATGGCAGTTCTGGGATGGCCCTAATGACTGCGGCGGCGGCAGTGCGGCGCCAGCATCGGCTGCAAACATGCTGCAGGCCCTGCAGTCCACCCGGGTGGTCAGCTGCACCGAAGCAAGCTGGCGTATGTTTGGCTTGTCGTTTGCCGGCTGGAATGCGGTTGCTTCAGCCGGTCTCGCTCTGCTTGCGCTTCTGGCGGCGGGCGTTTTGAAATTGCGTGGCAGCATGGCAAAGTCTCCGGCATGAGCGGATCAAAACACCACCAGGACAAACGGCGCGACGACGCGCTGAAAGCGATCGACCGGGTTCAGAGCGAAAGCGAAACCGTTGGCACATCGTCTTTTGTGCGCATGGCGGAACGCGCCAAAGACCATATGAGCGCCGCGGACAAAGACGACGACGATCATATTGAGGTATGGGGCACCCGCATCGGCCGGGGCCTTGGTCTGATTTTCGCTGTTTGTCTGGTGATTTACCTCGTAGTCACCTACCTTTAAGTGGTGTGACCTAGAGTCAGTGCGGAAATTTTGGCTCCTGTGAGCCTGGAACAAGAATTATGGCTTCTATCCACCCGATCAGCCGCAGTCACTGGTCTGATCTCAAAGCGCCGGACCTGAAAGCATTTGAGGCGATGGCCAGCGAGACACTGGCAACCTTGCCGGATGATCTTCTGCTGCGCTGTGGGAATCTGCAGATCCAGCTTGCCGAATATGCGCCCGACGATGTGCTTGATGCCCTGTCGATTGAGGATCCGCACGACCTTCTAGGCTTGTTTGAAGGACTGGGCTTGAACGAGGGCGAAGATCTTTCGCACACCGGGCAGATGCCAAACCGGATCTGGCTGTTCCGCCGTCCAATCCTTGATTATTGGGCAGCGATGGACGAGACACTCGGTGAGGTGGTCGCTCATGTATTGATCCACGAGATCGGCCACCATTTCGGCTTAAGCGACCAGGACATGGAACGCATTGAGGCCGCAGCCGACCGGTAAGGGACTGGCTACGGCCTCAACAATCAAAAGCGGTTCGCCTTAACCGGCAGCTTCCGTTTTGGCGCGCTCGATTGATTCCAGGATCATCCGCTTGGCAGCTTCAGCGCCTTCAACACCGGTGATCTTCACCCATTTGCCCGGCTCCAGATCTTTGTAGTGTTCGAAGAAGTGCTTCACTTGTTCGATGGTGATCTGCGGCAGGTCGGTGATGTCCGAGACGTTGTCATAGCGTTTGGTGATCTTGTGGCTCGGAACCGCAATGACCTTTTCGTCCTGGCCGGATTCATCTTCCATCAAGAGAACGCCGATCGGACGGCAGTTCATAATGGCACCTGGTACCACCGGGCGCTGGTTGACCACGACAACGTCGATCGGATCACCATCGCCGCACAAGGTGTGCGGAACAAAGCCGTAGTTGCCCGGATAGCGCATCGGTGTGTAGAGGAAGCGGTCGACATACATCGCACCGGCATCCTTATCCATTTCATATTTGATCGGTTCGCCACCGACCGGGACCTCAACGATAACGTTGATATCTTCCGGCGGGTTGTTGCCAATCGGCACGGCGTCTATACGCATCTCTCTACTCCTAAAGGATCGTCGCGCCGTCTATCGCAATCCGCTGGCAGAAGTTCAAGTCTTTAGTTTTGCATTGCACCTAATTGATGACCGTGGCTGAATGGCTCCAGTTTCAGGTTAATCGATTGCGATTGGGACTAAGTCTATGAAGCGTTCAGTTCTTTTACTTCTGGCATTGGGCCTAATCATAACCGCAGGCAGCAAGTCGGCGCACACGGCAGAAATCACCAGCGTCTACACCAAGATTGATCTTGAGGCTTGTCAGCTCCTCAGTGCGCCTTCTGATGAAGATGCTACGATCGGCGGCACCTGGATGTGTGCTGGTTATCAAGGCCAGCCGGTTATGGTTGCCGAAGGTGACTTGCGGATGTTTGTGTCATTTGGACCCGATGCGGGCAACGAGCCGGCTGCAGTCCAAACTTTGCCGCGGTTCAATACCATTAATGAGACATTGGAGTGGCGGCTGCGCGGCGGTGTGCCCTTTGCAACGATCTTGCGCTGGTTTCCGAGCAAGGACGATGGAAGCCAAGGCAGTGTCTTGATCGTCACGCAGTTACTGCCGGGGGGCGGCACATGTCAGATCGCTCGTATTGATGCCCAGGCCAACAAAAACGCCAATGTGATGGCCCGGCAAGCGGCCGACACTCTCGCTGGTCAGTTCAATTGCAGCGCCCCGCCAACCGTCTTGGGAAATCCTGGAAGCCTGGCGCAATAATCTCTGATGGATGACGTCAGGTGTTGCGGTTCGGCCAGACATAAATCGACAGCTCCAATCGCCGGCCTCCAACCCGGTGCCAAGATTTGCCAGACAACTGGCCGCCGATCGCTTGGTAAAACGCTTTTGCTGGATCATTGTCGCTTAGGACCTGAACAGCAATGCCGGAGGCTCTCCGGTCTGCGAAGATCTTCTGAACATGCTCAAAAAGCCGACGGCCAAAGCCGAGACCTTGATATTCCGGCTTTAGGTAAAGCTCGTAGATTTCACCGTCCATTTTGGTGTTACGCAACCGGCAAGGCCCATAGGTCGCATAGCCAGCTGGCACATCGGCAATCGCCAGGATTTTGACATTGACGCCCCGGGCAAGCGCACCGCGCCACCAACTTTCTCCGCGTCGTGAAATCATTCGTTGGAGTTCGAGGCCATGCAACACACCGCGATAGGCTCCGAGCCAGGCTTCATTGTGAATACCGGCCAGGGCTTTGCAATCCGCGGTTCTCGCCGCGCGCAGATCGATCAAATCGGTGGTCATCGTAGGAAAAAGGATACAACAAGCCATCCTAATAGGAAGGAAAAACCGAAGTTCAAAAGAACCAAGAATGGACTGAGCTGCTGATATGAAAAGGGCCGGCGTTTGGCCGGCCCTTCAGTTGCCTTGATGTTTGACTCAAAAAATCCGGCAGATCTGAGTTCGCCACGGGGGGCTGGGGGGCTATTGCATACCGCGGCGCCCGCAGATCGTACCCATCAAGGTATGATCTTAATATGGGTATGTATTTTGGCTGGCCAAGGGCTGGAATGCGGCGAAATCATGAAATTTTCTGTATTCTTTTTGGAAAAGTTACGCTACGGCAGAAATTGATTGATCTGACCTGAATTAAACTGAAATTCCGCTGAATTTGATCTTTCTGCAGCCTCGGACTTGCAAATCGGGGCAGACAGGCAGCATCATAACACTGAGATGACACACCCGCCGGGATCTTATCGGCCTTTTTACAGGGTGTCGTCCGGAGCAAAAGGAGGCGGAATGAGCGAAGCCGACGAAAGCGCGTCCCAGCGCAGCGGGAGCTTGAGCCCTCTGGTACATGGGCACAAAGCTCCTCCACCCAAACCGGTGGTGTCCTTCAACCGGCGCGAACTTGACACGATCTTGCGGCTCTACGGCCGGATGGTTGCTGATGGAGAATGGCGGGACTACGCCATCGACATATTGAAAGACCGGGCCGTATTTTCAGTTTTCCGGCGCTCGTCCGAGATGCCACTTTACCGCATCGAAAAAGATCCGAAACTGGCGCGCCGCCAAGGGGCTTACTCGATCATTGCAGCGGGCGGTATGATTTTAAAACGCGGGCATGACCTTGCTCAGGTGCTCCGCGTTCTGGAAAAGAAAAAACACCTGCGGGTCGTCGACGCCTGATCTGGCTAATCGTCAAGCCTGAGCTCTAATTAAGCCTTTGGCGCTCGGCTGGATAAAGTGCGTTCTGCAAATAGTGAGGAACGCAGAATTGGCGGTCGAGTGTTAACTGATTTGCCTCCAGCCATTTCGACACGAGTTCGATGAGCCGTTCCGGATCCTTTTGATAAAGGGCGCGGCAAAGTTCCATATCGAGCTGACTTTTGGGGCTGTTCTGCGGGACTTCATTCATCGGTCATTTCACCGTTACAGTTTGACAACAGCTAGTGCCCCATTTTTTCATGTGCGGTGCAGTGCTGACAGGAAATAATCAGTATAGAGCTGGCCCGGTTCATAATTCTCAGTTATGGCCATGAAATTTGCCCGCAGGACGGAAAAGTGCCAACACAAAACACAAAAGGCCTGCACTGACAAAGACGGCAGGCAAACCAAATTGCGGTGCCAGATAACCGCCTGCAACCGGGCCGATGCCTTGACCAAGCGAGATTAGAAAAAACGTCAGCCCAAATCCGATGGAAGGCGTGTTGCGGAAGATCCGCATGCTCCACATTCCAAATAATGCTGTCGTGATGATGAAGCCGGCCCCGAAACTGGCAGCAGAATAGTAGATTCCAGACGGAATACTCGCAGCTACAGGCAGGGTTGCGATCGCTCCGCCAATCAGGATCAGCAAAAGGCCGTAACTGGAACGCAAGCCCCACCGGTTAACCAGACCTCCGGCAAAACAACCGGTGATCCCTGCGGTGCCCAATACAATCCAAAATACCACAGCCGCCGCTGGGTTATCGGTTATCGCTAATAAGAGATCTACTGCGTAGGTCCAATAAATAGCTGTGACGACGCCGAACAACAAAGCGGCGGCAAAAAGAGGCCTCGCGGCGGGATTGAGCAGTTCTGATATCGGGACGCCTGACATTTTTCCGTGTTTAGGGCTGTTTCGCGGCAGGATCATCATGTTCCAGATCGTGAAAAGGCCGGCGAGACCAGCAAAAATCAACCAGGCCAGCCGCCAGTCTTCACTCGCAAGAAGTGCCAGGGGTCCGGCCAAAGCGACCCCAAACCCGGTTCCTGAATTTATCCAGGCGTAAATCGCGTTTTGCCGCCTGGTTTCGATGTGATGGACGATAACATCTGAAAAAGGCGGATAAGCAAGACCGGGACTCATACCGGCAACAAAAACTCCGATTGCTAGGATTTCAGGACTTTGTGAGAGCCCGATCAGGGTCATTCCCGCGGTTGCCGAAAGCCCGCCGAGAAAAATTGGCAGGCGCGGCCCAACCATTGTTGAAAGCCAGGACCCGGCAAAAGTGGCAATCAGATATCCTGCATAGGATAATCCGGCGATAAGGCCGATGGTTTCCGTTGAAAGCGCAAATTCTTGCCGGATTTCCGGCAAGAAAAGGCCGAAGCAATAGCGGGCGAGCCCGTAAGTGGCAGCGACGATTGCCAAACCAGCAGCAGTCAGACCCAGGAGATTCGGTGGCTGGGTTTTAGTTTCGGCGGGAAAGTTGGAAGTGAAGTGTTT
Proteins encoded:
- a CDS encoding YdcF family protein translates to MQPLQNPQTPADAIVLLGAAVWTGGRPSPTLLRRIKHAAALYHAGAAPIIVGCGGLGNHPPAEANVMKRELITLGVPESVIRTETRSRNTLENAVFSARILRQEKLENILIVSDRYHLPRAVLCFQTLGFSATGSGPGRSVGKTPLNKWLFACLRETAAYPLYLVKLRTIRKRSGF
- a CDS encoding twin-arginine translocation pathway signal, encoding MAADFSRRTILAAGGAALVTAASGLIVPAQAKGVAPTPSMRGGSNNYRPGAPIVKRIGGGGFWMSGTVRRAGDGAPLAGQRIQIWAHTTEGHERDSRSHGATLTDADGVFRLEMPQIVPAFGQPHGHLAYDSGDFETVFLRPVMPSSKDTSLEAHFVLQPV
- a CDS encoding ferric reductase-like transmembrane domain-containing protein, which codes for MSFSRSDQTGAGGSWLRSAVIWAVVLLVVIAPLVAAAMSPLLQWRQPVYILAGFAGVIALALLLFQPLLAGGYLPGFPSLRGRSLHRWVGAGLVFAVIVHVTGLWITSPPDVIDVLLFRSPTPFSLWGVAAMWAVFAAALVAALRKRLRIRPKVWRRVHTALALVIVVGSVVHALLIEGTMEPVSKAILCVLVLLATLKAVNDLKIWALLRRRQA
- a CDS encoding cytochrome b — encoded protein: MAGFGTHNRYAAPSRLLHWTIAILVLLTWPLGLMIDFAKKDVVLNFYLVHESIGFLVLWLMLVRVGNRLIIKPPVQDGPAIEQIAAHTVHGLLYLFLIIMPVSGFLATNAHGFPLKWFNLIQVWSPIGKSPDIAPIFSAIHFWSAWILLGLFTVHMGAVLMHHVIRKDDTLYRIL
- a CDS encoding CYTH and CHAD domain-containing protein, with the protein product MSKSAREIELKLELDPAAQDAMKRSGMIEGFSASRAVTKTLQSIYFDTPDQALRKAKISLRVRKSGRSWLQTAKLGTGVMGGLSSPIEAEHPVQGRALDFSVIEDPDVRDKLTRTIGDAGVSECFETVMKRTTRQLTREADGTHIELAFDTGNILAGPESHPLVELEMELKSGPSSALFEAAKQLLKDVPFRFSPFSKAERGYRFAEGRPDDKKVPYFAEAVVFEKGITVEHVFRDVLRSCLTQIAENRLAILASDDPEGPHQLRIGLRRLRSAFRLFRPALNPETMAPLDQLARTIAAEAGALRDLDVLIDEIVQPLTSIAPEGLSFDALLTDLITTRDTAAKAALVAHLKSADVNAFLLDLAAYTEGRGWLDPENFDQTALLAQPIEIFAAKALAKQWNKVNRSGKRIDELSIPERHDMRKAMKKMRYGIEFFECLYPKTSVKPLLKRMKRLQDIFGYLNDVAMAERLPEISKVTGKDALAAAQAIGFAIGWHEAQSQSMWQHAKGYWQATKEVPKFWV
- a CDS encoding LysR family transcriptional regulator, whose translation is MIDQLRAIAIFAKTVDHGSFRAAAQALNLSASVVSHHVSELEKQLGVALIYRSTRKLSLTPDGEQLLAAAHDMITAAETGLQAVSNIGQAPSGDLRVTIPATLAQSGLVDRIAAFSAVYPKVNLTLDFSDTRRELIGDGFDIAIRMGWLKDSSLISKKLYDVPRNLVASKKYLERKPSPKAPEQLEDWEWLILAPARSRKTEFKKTGSDPTTVRPKGHITVNDAHALYRLAYCGAGLAVVPDFLAEADLANGSMEWVLPDWSVEPVGVYAVWPPNVPKQGLSRLFVDKISGQLST
- a CDS encoding ester cyclase; its protein translation is MRLFRSFFAAIALATISLSGAAMADDKQVVQTLYDFLSNPASEEHAAAFEAAASEDWASLGDYSGKTKSRDAFVKQVGGFAKLIPDLNWSVEEMLQDGNQIAVRSRATGTPSGPFFGVDGKGKSFDILAIDIHTVENGQIARTFHVEDWAGALRQLSSQ
- a CDS encoding YqaA family protein, with the translated sequence MIRRLYDWTLSLAAGPRAPAALGSVSFVESSVFPIPPDILLIPMVIARREKAWWYALLCTLTSVAGGVLGYLIGMFLFEQVAEPILAFYGKMHYVAEFKSIFAEWGWWFVFIAGLTPFPYKVITIASGAAGLSLPVFVAASIVSRGLRFFIVSGLLYFFGPPIKDFIERRLGLMFTLFVVLLVGGFVLLKFI
- a CDS encoding disulfide bond formation protein B, giving the protein MSSERMAQGLTALLLAGGLVVIATAWGYQLIGGYVPCKLCLEQRVPYYIGLPMAALGLLLLFSGRNGLAALVLLGVAVVFAYGAGLGIYQAGAEWQFWDGPNDCGGGSAAPASAANMLQALQSTRVVSCTEASWRMFGLSFAGWNAVASAGLALLALLAAGVLKLRGSMAKSPA
- a CDS encoding metallopeptidase family protein, with the protein product MASIHPISRSHWSDLKAPDLKAFEAMASETLATLPDDLLLRCGNLQIQLAEYAPDDVLDALSIEDPHDLLGLFEGLGLNEGEDLSHTGQMPNRIWLFRRPILDYWAAMDETLGEVVAHVLIHEIGHHFGLSDQDMERIEAAADR
- the ppa gene encoding inorganic diphosphatase, producing MRIDAVPIGNNPPEDINVIVEVPVGGEPIKYEMDKDAGAMYVDRFLYTPMRYPGNYGFVPHTLCGDGDPIDVVVVNQRPVVPGAIMNCRPIGVLLMEDESGQDEKVIAVPSHKITKRYDNVSDITDLPQITIEQVKHFFEHYKDLEPGKWVKITGVEGAEAAKRMILESIERAKTEAAG
- a CDS encoding GNAT family N-acetyltransferase; its protein translation is MTTDLIDLRAARTADCKALAGIHNEAWLGAYRGVLHGLELQRMISRRGESWWRGALARGVNVKILAIADVPAGYATYGPCRLRNTKMDGEIYELYLKPEYQGLGFGRRLFEHVQKIFADRRASGIAVQVLSDNDPAKAFYQAIGGQLSGKSWHRVGGRRLELSIYVWPNRNT
- a CDS encoding DUF2794 domain-containing protein, translating into MSEADESASQRSGSLSPLVHGHKAPPPKPVVSFNRRELDTILRLYGRMVADGEWRDYAIDILKDRAVFSVFRRSSEMPLYRIEKDPKLARRQGAYSIIAAGGMILKRGHDLAQVLRVLEKKKHLRVVDA